A genomic region of Glycine max cultivar Williams 82 chromosome 15, Glycine_max_v4.0, whole genome shotgun sequence contains the following coding sequences:
- the LOC100806037 gene encoding protein GAMETE EXPRESSED 2, protein MEIFIHQLDQYGNLVSGLYPFDSEVVERDTNLSIPISDLHFEEVDAGIQLFSFSNLEPGNFLLTIYDSKHDKSISNMPYVYTVFIGYCDGVKSVVNGSGLNDSVAGVKAEFSVYLNDIYQYPSPIEANILQVQILRENDSYSASPIIYPMLNNNASTIASRVRYDGISHMEAAPSPSIELGNNPNGSESFVMASAFHVKYILEKSGFYDINIHCGNILLNEGHSFRKEVKAGEVNVSLSSVVRFSSKVPKLSKNEIVVQLVDSYLNPVLSQQSRLKLEIAASTNSSGFLTSDIKDNKDGSYSCSYMAEDVGTYEICASFDGKRFLSCPFSINVYSSEYFPKANNDTISLWEDQSIALDALANDYFAGDKASIVEFSKPDHGSLMQNGRIFRYTPYKGYYGNDSFWYTISDINGNLATAFMYISVLNVPPQFVSVPNQLQATEDLISPRFGGFTGFELTYSNPKENISVNLSAQSGSILLSPVAMQFGQVMWSKLTIYSGNETTTSLIIEGSVEVINFALQSIQYLGNENFYGGDTIQVSARNKNGVNSLGVPIFVDPINDPPFIRVPYFIILKSNEDETLIFDQEKDKFDFFIGDPDLLTFPGGQAHFFVTFSMEVNDGFLVTNLPVHLINTTELKHRYNYQWQPLQTYVTISKHFIVKAHGIRFLGTVNDCNSVMQQLFYHGGERGAVLTLTLNDMGNYGCYPDCAEGMSMPLYTEAIVNLMRKQPMSSFLAHTLGSIIVIEFVIMSSLGVLLLYFTCKCAILLAQERRNHEKRSSELSTAQSSHRETVRVQI, encoded by the exons ATGGAAATCTTTATACATCAGTTAGATCAATATGGAAATCTGGTTTCTGGACTGTATCCTTTTGATTCTGAAGTTGTTGAAAGAGATACAAACTTGTCAATACCGATATCAGATCTTCACTTTGAGGAAGTGGATGCTGGAATTCAGTTGTTTTCGTTTAGCAATTTGGAGCCAGGGAACTTCCTGCTGACAATATATGATTCCAAGCATGATAAAAGCATTTCCAATATGCCATATGTTTATACTGTATTTATTG GTTATTGTGATGGTGTTAAAAGTGTTGTTAATGGATCCGGTTTAAATGATTCAGTAGCTGGTGTAAAGGCAGAATTCTCTGTTTATTTGAATGACATTTATCAATATCCTTCCCCTATTGAAGCAAACATACTTCAAGTAcaaattttaagagaaaatgaCTCCTACAGCGCTTCACCAATCATATATCCTATGCTAAACAATAATG CGAGCACAATAGCTTCAAGAGTGAGATATGATGGAATTAGTCACATGGAAGCCGCCCCGTCACCTTCAATAGAGCTTGGCAACAAT CCTAATGGGAGCGAGAGCTTTGTCATGGCCAGTGCTTTTCATGTGAAATACATACTAGAAAAAAGTGGcttttatgatattaacatacATTGTGGGAACATATTATTGAACGAGGGACATTCATTCAGGAAAGAGGTAAAAGCAG GTGAAGTAAATGTTTCCCTGTCAAGTGTTGTGAGGTTTTCTTCAAAGGTGCCAAAGCTGTCGAAAAATGAAATAGTTGTGCAGCTTGTGGATTCATATTTAAATCCTGTCCTCTCACAGCAATCAAGGTTGAAATTGGAGATTGCTGCTTCTACCAATAGTTCTGGCTTTTTAACTTCGGACATTAAGGATAATAAGGATGGATCATACAGCTGCAGCTATATGGCCGAAGATGTTGGCACTTACGAGATTTGTGCTTCCTTTGATGGCAAGCGTTTCTTGTCATGTCCCTTCAGTATCAATGTGTATAGCA GTGAATATTTTCCAAAGGCTAACAATGATACAATATCTCTTTGGGAGGATCAGTCCATTGCCCTTGATGCCTTAGCAAATGATTATTTTGCGGGTGATAAAGCAAGTATAGTTGAATTCTCAAAA CCAGATCATGGTTCACTTATGCAGAATGGAAGGATCTTTCGTTACACTCCTTATAAAGGGTATTATGGAAACGATTCCTTTTGGTATACAATTTCTGATATAAATGGAAATCTTGCTACTGCTTTCATGTACATATCTGTTCTCAATGTTCCACCTCAGTTTGTTTCTGTTCCAAATCAACTGCAAGCAACAGAAGATTTGATAAGCCCTAGATTTGG TGGTTTCACCGGGTTTGAGTTAACTTATTCAAATCCAAAGGAGAATATTTCTGTCAATCTTAGTGCACAATCTGGAAGTATACTTCTGTCTCCAGTGGCAATGCAATTTGGGCAAGTAATGTGGAGCAAACTTACAATTTATTCAGGAAATGAAACAACAACCAGTTTAATAATAGAAGGCTCTGTGGAAGTAATTAATTTTGCGCTTCAGTCAATTCAATATCTagg aaatgaaaatttttatgGTGGAGATACCATTCAAGTCTCTGCCAGGAATAAGAATGGGGTGAATTCATTAGGTGTTCCAATATTTGTTGATCCTATTAATGACCCTCCATTTATTAGAGTCCCATACTTCATCATATTGAAGAGTAATGAAGATGAGACCCTTATCTTTGACCAAGAGAAAGACAAGTTTGACTTTTTCATTGGAGATCCCGATCTTCTTACCTTCCCTG GTGGTCAGGCTCATTTTTTTGTGACGTTCTCTATGGAAGTAAATGATGGATTCTTAGTAACAAACCTACCAGTTCATTTGATCAACACAACTGAATTGAAGCACAGATATAATTATCAGTGGCAGCCTCTTCAGACATATGTTACTATCTCAAAGCACTTTATTGTCAAAGCTCATGGAATCAGATTTCTGGGCACAGTCAATGACTGCAATAGTGTTATGCAGCAACTGTTCTATCAT GGAGGTGAGCGTGGAGCTGTGTTAACATTGACACTAAATGACATGGGGAACTATGGATGTTATCCAGATTGTGCAGAGGGAATGTCAATGCCATTATATACTGAAGCTATAGTTAATTTGATGAGAAAACAGCCAATGAGTTCATTTCTTGCTCACA CCTTAGGATCAATCATTGTCATTGAATTTGTCATCATGTCCTCTCTTGGAGTGCTGCTTCTGTACTTCACCTGTAAATGTGCAATTCTTCTTGCAcaggaaagaagaaaccacgAGAAAAGGTCTTCAGAGCTATCTACTGCACAAAGTTCCCACAGAGAAACTGTAAGAGTACAAATATAG
- the LOC112999596 gene encoding uncharacterized protein: MGDFVEDRWEWKLTWRRTFFYHEIDNVAALLAEIESGHIHQSSRDFLWWKPDPNGLFSTKSAYKVLQEAHNNADEDRASKIMWRLKIPPRASAFSWRLFKNMLPTRDNLRRRQVTLPSYSCPLCEHEEESVNHLMFNCSKTRSLWWEPMRWVNRVGPLPTDPKNHFLQFSQWNRQSSTTKRWELLWIALSLSIWHHRNGMVFNNQPFNPEKNKLKRLLKRLALTNPLKLLQEHNKGLDQTYLREVAKEKKHKLLTMLECDEHDARP; encoded by the exons ATGGGGGATTTTGTGGAGGACAGATGGGAATGGAAGTTAACATGGAGgaggacttttttttatcatgaaattGACAATGTAGCAGCTCTTCTAGCTGAGATCGAGTCTGGCCACATCCATCAATCCAGCAGGGATTTCCTTTGGTGGAAGCCTGACCCTAATGGTCTATTTTCAACAAAGTCTGCCTACAAAGTACTACAGGAGGCTCATAATAATGCTGATGAAGACAGGGCCTCCAAGATTATGTGGAGACTGAAAATTCCCCCAAGGGCGAGTGCTTTTTCTTGGAGACTATTCAAGAACATGCTCCCTACTAGGGATAATCTCAGAAGGAGGCAAGTGACATTGCCTTCATACAGCTGCCCTCTATGTGAGCATGAAGAAGAATCGGTCAATCATCTTATGTTCAACTGCTCCAAGACTAGGAGTCTTTGGTGGGAGCCAATGAGATGGGTTAATAGAGTGGGTCCTCTCCCCACAGACCCAAAGAATCACTTTTTGCAATTCTCTCAGTGGAATAGGCAAAGTTCTACAACCAAGAGATGGGAATTGCTGTGGATAGCTCTGTCTTTGTCCATTTGGCATCACAGAAATGGCATGGTTTTCAATAACCAGCCTTTTAATCCTGAAAAG AACAAGCTCAAGAGGTTGCTCAAGAGGTTGGCATTAACAAATCCACTTAAACTGTTACAAGAACACAATAAGG GATTAGACCAAACATACCTACGTGAGGTggcgaaggagaagaagcacaAACTTCTGACGATGCTCGAGTGCGATGAACACGATGCTCGACCTTAG